The Triticum urartu cultivar G1812 chromosome 6, Tu2.1, whole genome shotgun sequence genome includes the window TCATGGTGGGTCTGCACGGACGCGGGGGCCGCCGGTGCGGGTAGGCCCGTCACGTGCTCACCCTCGGTGTCCTTGTGGCCGGGCAGCTTCTCCTGGAGCTTCTCCTTGAgacccttcttcttcttcctcttgatCACCTCGCCGTTGTCGTCGAtcacctcctcctcttcctcgtcaCTAGACTGTACAGATGATCACTCACGAGGTCAGAAATCGCAACAACCGTGCCATATCCTAATAATCTCCTAAATAATACAGCAAAACGCTACTAATTAAATCATGTTTGCACTTACCGAGCTGGAGCTGGAGCTGGATCGGTGCAGCTTGGAGAAGAGGGTCTCCTTCTTCTCGCCATCCACGTGCTCCTCCTTCTTGACCTCGGGCTCTTCCACGGAGACCTTCTCCATGCCGGTGACCagctcctcctccttcttctccttgtcCTCCTCCGCCTTCTTCTTGCCGAGGAGGTTGCCGAGGAGGCCCCTGTCCGTCACCTCCACCTGCTCGGCGGCCTCACCTCCCTGGTACGACTGGGTGCTCCTCTCATCCTCCATGATCGAGATCGGTCGGTGCAGCGAAAAGTCTTCCGGGAGCTAAAGGAAACAACAGATCAAGTATTGGTTCTTGGCTTGTGGCTTTGTGACTGATGAAGGTGTCCTGGCCAAGAGGCTTCCTTATATAGCCGCTGTCAAGGAGGTCGATCCGGAGCCGCTGCCGAGAGGTGTACATCTGTGCCCTGTAGCGCTGTACGTGAGGACAATACAAGCAGGAAAGAAGGACGGTTCAACGTCGTGAGTGACAGCGTGTCGGCCGGAAATAATGGCGTGACGGGGCAGCGCGTGAGCCAGTGGAGCCCCGACGCATGTCGTGGGGCGGTCAGTCCGACGTGGCGGACGCGCCATCGACGGCATCGGGAGAGGTCGGCGGGCGCCATGTGGAGTGGTGGGTAGTTACGCTCACCGAGGCGTGGCCCGGTGCGAATGGTCGGTGGGGTGCCTCCCTCCGTGGCCTCTCCTCCGCATCCGCTGCCGACGGGACGCTTGTCCACGCCCGTCGCTCTCCGGCAATACTTTAGGTTGAGATAATTCGACCGATTGATTAAGTGAT containing:
- the LOC125514057 gene encoding dehydrin COR410, with the translated sequence MEDERSTQSYQGGEAAEQVEVTDRGLLGNLLGKKKAEEDKEKKEEELVTGMEKVSVEEPEVKKEEHVDGEKKETLFSKLHRSSSSSSSSSDEEEEEVIDDNGEVIKRKKKKGLKEKLQEKLPGHKDTEGEHVTGLPAPAAPASVQTHHDTDVVVEKIDGDVKTEATPAVPEEEKKGFLEKIKEKLPGGHKKPEDAAAVPVTHAAPAPVTHAAPAPVHAPAPTAEEVSSPDAKEKKGLLGKIMDKLPGYHKTGEEDKAAAATGEHKPSA